In Malus sylvestris chromosome 15, drMalSylv7.2, whole genome shotgun sequence, a single genomic region encodes these proteins:
- the LOC126603452 gene encoding NAC domain-containing protein 100-like isoform X2: protein MTAEPKEELPPGFRFHPTDEELITFYLMNKINDATFTGRAIADVDLNKCEPWELPAKAKMGEKEWYFFSLRDRKYPTGVRTNRATNIGYWKTTGKDKEIFNSVTSELAGMKKTLVFYRGRAPRGEKSNWVMHEYRIHSKSGFRTSKDEWVICRVFQKSAGIKKYPTNQSRAANPYNLEIGPSMVPSPLMQLGDPNHHQFPYGRNYMTSAEMAEISRVLRGGGGGGGSSSSTVNLPIQPQFNYPIGGGGGGVGGGGGFTISGLNLNLGGPASQPMLRTMPPPHLHHQGPPSMNHHPQVQDVTNTAMMNGPDHQGGYGTIDMNNNNANGGSGNRFMNMEPCVDLDNYWPPY from the exons ATGACAGCAGAGCCAAAGGAGGAATTGCCACCAGGGTTCAGATTTCATCCTACGGATGAAGAACTTATCACCTTCTATCTCATGAACAAGATAAATGATGCCACTTTTACTGGAAGGGCGATCGCCGATGTTGATCTCAACAAATGCGAACCCTGGGAACTTCCTg CAAAAGCGAAAATGGGAGAAAAGGAGTGGTACTTTTTCAGCCTACGAGATCGAAAGTACCCAACGGGAGTGAGAACAAACCGAGCAACAAACATAGGTTACTGGAAGACCACAGGAAAAGACAAGGAGATCTTCAACAGTGTCACATCTGAGCTAGCTGGGATGAAAAAGACCCTTGTTTTCTACAGAGGCCGAGCTCCTCGTGGCGAAAAATCCAACTGGGTCATGCACGAATATCGGATTCATTCTAAATCCGGCTTTAGAACATCCAAG GATGAGTGGGTGATTTGTCGAGTCTTCCAAAAGAGTGCAGGTATAAAAAAGTACCCAACGAACCAATCAAGAGCGGCCAATCCCTACAACCTAGAAATAGGTCCAAGTATGGTACCATCACCCCTAATGCAGCTAGGTGATCCAAACCACCATCAGTTCCCCTATGGCAGAAATTACATGACTAGCGCTGAGATGGCAGAGATTTCAAGAGTCTTAAGAGGCGGCGGAGGCGGCGGCGGATCATCAAGTAGCACTGTTAACCTACCAATCCAACCCCAGTTCAATTACCCAATtggtggaggaggtggtggtgttggaggaggaggagggtttACAATATCTGGGTTGAACTTGAATCTTGGTGGCCCAGCATCACAGCCTATGTTGAGGACAATGCCACCACCACATCTGCATCATCAAGGCCCTCCATCTATGAATCATCATCCTCAAGTGCAAGATGTTACTAATACCGCCATGATGAACGGTCCAGATCATCAAGGTGGATATGGAACAATAGACATGAACAACAACAACGCAAATGGTGGGAGTGGAAACAGGTTTATGAACATGGAGCCTTGTGTTGATCTTGATAACTACTGGCCTCCCTATTAG
- the LOC126603452 gene encoding NAC domain-containing protein 92-like isoform X1, translating into MTAEPKEELPPGFRFHPTDEELITFYLMNKINDATFTGRAIADVDLNKCEPWELPAKAKMGEKEWYFFSLRDRKYPTGVRTNRATNIGYWKTTGKDKEIFNSVTSELAGMKKTLVFYRGRAPRGEKSNWVMHEYRIHSKSGFRTSKQDEWVICRVFQKSAGIKKYPTNQSRAANPYNLEIGPSMVPSPLMQLGDPNHHQFPYGRNYMTSAEMAEISRVLRGGGGGGGSSSSTVNLPIQPQFNYPIGGGGGGVGGGGGFTISGLNLNLGGPASQPMLRTMPPPHLHHQGPPSMNHHPQVQDVTNTAMMNGPDHQGGYGTIDMNNNNANGGSGNRFMNMEPCVDLDNYWPPY; encoded by the exons ATGACAGCAGAGCCAAAGGAGGAATTGCCACCAGGGTTCAGATTTCATCCTACGGATGAAGAACTTATCACCTTCTATCTCATGAACAAGATAAATGATGCCACTTTTACTGGAAGGGCGATCGCCGATGTTGATCTCAACAAATGCGAACCCTGGGAACTTCCTg CAAAAGCGAAAATGGGAGAAAAGGAGTGGTACTTTTTCAGCCTACGAGATCGAAAGTACCCAACGGGAGTGAGAACAAACCGAGCAACAAACATAGGTTACTGGAAGACCACAGGAAAAGACAAGGAGATCTTCAACAGTGTCACATCTGAGCTAGCTGGGATGAAAAAGACCCTTGTTTTCTACAGAGGCCGAGCTCCTCGTGGCGAAAAATCCAACTGGGTCATGCACGAATATCGGATTCATTCTAAATCCGGCTTTAGAACATCCAAG CAGGATGAGTGGGTGATTTGTCGAGTCTTCCAAAAGAGTGCAGGTATAAAAAAGTACCCAACGAACCAATCAAGAGCGGCCAATCCCTACAACCTAGAAATAGGTCCAAGTATGGTACCATCACCCCTAATGCAGCTAGGTGATCCAAACCACCATCAGTTCCCCTATGGCAGAAATTACATGACTAGCGCTGAGATGGCAGAGATTTCAAGAGTCTTAAGAGGCGGCGGAGGCGGCGGCGGATCATCAAGTAGCACTGTTAACCTACCAATCCAACCCCAGTTCAATTACCCAATtggtggaggaggtggtggtgttggaggaggaggagggtttACAATATCTGGGTTGAACTTGAATCTTGGTGGCCCAGCATCACAGCCTATGTTGAGGACAATGCCACCACCACATCTGCATCATCAAGGCCCTCCATCTATGAATCATCATCCTCAAGTGCAAGATGTTACTAATACCGCCATGATGAACGGTCCAGATCATCAAGGTGGATATGGAACAATAGACATGAACAACAACAACGCAAATGGTGGGAGTGGAAACAGGTTTATGAACATGGAGCCTTGTGTTGATCTTGATAACTACTGGCCTCCCTATTAG